From the Paenibacillus sp. FSL H8-0548 genome, one window contains:
- a CDS encoding histidine kinase, producing MKERYFIKHLATFLIPLILPLIILGSLSFITTQRDMKEDINKNSRFLLLQSQRQLEMILDELDTLKLALYQNAKVFNELSDVLQNPTYTYESSTSYQIIFSYLNALTSSKPYIHSIYFYSENPYGRFVSSLDGLSSINRFNDTGWFEEFMEYEGPATEWTSKREAKIFAFETQPTELISIYNVLAPRKIGIILNIRPKYIENILSNITTYKDQILLVLNENNQVIFSNNEENILKATELDQIANHPSTYFDLDSSLGEVNVTKVESEQYNWKYVSVIPHVSLYETPSRILNYTIGFACLSFFLGLALTFYLTRRNYRQLLAITSLLRSAENNRTPLKPPSKVNDEYSYIIQNMIAHFIEHRYIQTQLSEKKYRLQVMELLALQSQINPHFLYNTLNSIYWETVGLTGKPNKASDMIEDLSDMLSYSFSRPTNEVTWEEEIANTVSYINIQKKRYKDTFDVLFEYDEEILKLHTMKLLLQPLVENSLYHGIKEKTGNGLIKIKILRVGEQLRLVVSDNGNGIPSDRLTEIRRSLVASDEQSKHIGLLNTNKRLKLLYDRNYQITIKSRLGLGTVISIMLPQIKQ from the coding sequence ATGAAAGAGCGCTATTTTATCAAGCATTTGGCTACTTTTCTCATTCCTTTAATTTTGCCTTTAATCATACTAGGGTCGTTGTCCTTTATAACGACGCAACGGGATATGAAGGAAGACATTAACAAGAATAGCCGATTCCTGCTATTGCAATCACAGCGCCAGCTCGAGATGATTTTGGACGAACTGGATACGTTGAAGCTTGCGCTATATCAGAACGCAAAGGTATTCAATGAGCTGTCCGACGTTCTGCAAAATCCAACCTATACGTACGAGAGTTCTACTTCGTACCAAATTATTTTCAGCTATTTAAATGCGCTTACCAGCTCCAAGCCTTATATCCACTCCATTTATTTTTACTCGGAAAATCCGTACGGCCGCTTCGTTTCCTCACTTGACGGCTTGTCCTCGATCAACCGCTTCAATGATACGGGCTGGTTCGAGGAATTCATGGAATACGAAGGACCTGCAACGGAATGGACGTCCAAAAGAGAAGCTAAGATTTTCGCGTTCGAGACGCAGCCGACTGAATTAATATCCATTTACAACGTGCTGGCGCCTCGGAAAATCGGTATTATTTTAAATATTCGTCCAAAATACATTGAAAATATTTTATCTAACATCACGACGTATAAGGATCAGATTCTGCTCGTGCTAAACGAAAATAATCAGGTTATTTTCTCCAATAATGAAGAAAATATTCTGAAAGCAACCGAGCTCGACCAAATTGCAAACCACCCGTCGACCTATTTCGACCTGGATTCCTCTCTGGGAGAGGTCAACGTGACGAAGGTGGAATCGGAGCAATACAACTGGAAATACGTGTCCGTCATTCCGCATGTTTCGTTGTACGAGACGCCCTCGCGCATACTAAACTATACAATCGGTTTTGCATGCTTGTCCTTCTTTTTGGGACTTGCGTTAACCTTTTATTTGACCAGAAGAAATTACAGGCAGCTGCTTGCCATTACCTCGCTGCTGAGATCGGCCGAGAATAATCGTACGCCGCTGAAGCCGCCTAGCAAAGTCAACGATGAATATTCCTACATTATTCAGAACATGATCGCCCATTTCATAGAACATCGGTATATTCAAACCCAGCTGTCTGAGAAGAAATATAGGCTTCAAGTGATGGAGCTGCTTGCGCTTCAATCCCAAATCAATCCTCATTTTTTGTATAACACGCTGAATTCGATTTATTGGGAAACCGTCGGTCTAACAGGAAAGCCGAACAAAGCGAGCGATATGATCGAGGACTTATCCGACATGCTTTCCTATTCCTTCAGCCGTCCAACCAATGAGGTTACCTGGGAGGAAGAAATTGCGAACACGGTCAGCTACATCAATATTCAGAAGAAGCGGTACAAGGATACTTTCGATGTTCTATTTGAATACGACGAAGAAATTCTCAAGCTTCATACGATGAAGCTGCTGCTTCAGCCTTTAGTTGAGAACAGCTTGTACCACGGCATAAAGGAAAAGACCGGAAACGGTCTAATCAAAATAAAAATTTTACGTGTAGGAGAACAGCTTCGGCTTGTCGTCTCCGATAACGGAAACGGCATTCCTTCGGACCGGCTCACCGAAATCAGGAGATCTCTGGTTGCATCCGATGAACAGTCCAAGCATATCGGCTTATTGAATACGAATAAACGGCTGAAGCTGCTGTATGATCGGAACTATCAAATTACGATTAAGAGCAGGCTGGGGCTGGGGACTGTGATCAGCATTATGCTCCCCCAAATCAAGCAATAG
- a CDS encoding sugar ABC transporter permease codes for MARKKRSFRYIGLIYVLPWILGLLIFQLYPFIASFYYSLTDYNMVNAPKFIGLDNYKRIFMNDPGFTQALKVTSIYVVLAVPVKLAFALFVAVVLSAKLRAINLFRTIYYLPSILGGSVAISVLWRFLFMKEGVVNSLLANVGIPSIDWLGNPDIALYTLGLLSVWQFGSSMVLFLAGIQQIPSDLYEAGSIDGASKTRMFFKITVPLLTPIVLFNLVMQMVNAFQEFTGAFVITNGGPMKSTYLYALKLYEEAFTFFKMGYASALSWVLFAIIMVVTGIIFKTSNRWVYYEDGGKTK; via the coding sequence GTGGCCAGGAAGAAGCGCAGCTTTCGGTATATCGGACTTATCTATGTTCTTCCATGGATTCTGGGACTGCTCATTTTTCAGTTGTATCCCTTCATCGCTTCATTTTATTATTCCCTGACGGATTACAACATGGTGAATGCCCCCAAATTCATTGGTTTGGACAATTATAAACGAATTTTTATGAATGATCCCGGATTTACTCAAGCTTTAAAAGTAACGTCAATCTATGTGGTTCTTGCCGTGCCGGTGAAGCTCGCCTTCGCCTTATTCGTTGCTGTCGTGCTTAGCGCCAAGCTCCGAGCCATTAATTTGTTTCGAACCATCTATTATTTGCCCTCGATTCTTGGCGGGAGTGTGGCGATTTCTGTGCTTTGGCGGTTCCTGTTCATGAAGGAGGGCGTCGTCAACAGCTTGCTGGCTAATGTAGGCATTCCTTCGATCGATTGGCTGGGCAACCCGGATATCGCGCTGTATACGCTCGGTTTATTGTCGGTTTGGCAATTTGGTTCCTCAATGGTCTTGTTTCTAGCAGGTATTCAGCAGATTCCTAGCGACCTGTACGAGGCCGGTTCCATCGACGGTGCTTCCAAGACCCGTATGTTCTTTAAAATTACCGTGCCGCTGCTGACGCCGATTGTCCTGTTCAACCTGGTCATGCAGATGGTCAATGCGTTCCAGGAATTTACCGGCGCCTTCGTTATTACGAATGGTGGACCGATGAAATCTACTTATCTCTATGCTTTGAAGCTGTATGAGGAAGCCTTCACCTTCTTTAAAATGGGGTACGCTTCAGCGCTGTCATGGGTTTTGTTCGCGATTATTATGGTCGTCACGGGCATTATTTTCAAAACCTCTAACCGCTGGGTCTACTATGAAGACGGAGGTAAAACCAAATGA
- a CDS encoding extracellular solute-binding protein, producing MQRLKGLNGFIALIVIFSIIISGCSSGNQDKENPGSGSEEKVTLRFSWWGGDGRHQATLAAIEAYKKIAPNVTIEAEYQGFDGYEQKVKTQLASATSADIIQLDVPWMKELTKNDFFLDLSKQEGLSLESFDQDFLNNFSVYNDKMVALPSGVNAYALVINKTAADKLGVPTDIQWDWDTLYEEGKKLHEKDNTKYLLLADHGMLMQDFTNMLKQRTGTQWINEDYTLGFSKEEAVGALEWIDKAMRAGVYQPLGESDLFYGKTEQNTKWINQDIPIISAMSSTLLSLRSVLPEGVEVITALPAIDKNAKDSAVLVRPSQLIAVSSKSKHPEESVKFLNWLMNDAEAAVILGDVRSIPASSSAQTAAVEAGKIDEAITKAVEMGLKNAGIVDNSIATNSEVSALLQDIIEKVAFGKLTPDKAAQELVSSLEKKLKELQGR from the coding sequence ATGCAGCGATTAAAAGGATTAAACGGTTTCATTGCTTTAATAGTCATATTTTCAATCATCATCTCGGGTTGTTCCTCCGGAAATCAGGACAAAGAAAACCCAGGCAGCGGCTCGGAGGAGAAGGTTACCCTGCGCTTTAGCTGGTGGGGAGGCGACGGACGCCATCAAGCTACGCTTGCAGCTATTGAAGCTTACAAGAAGATAGCACCGAATGTGACGATCGAAGCCGAATACCAGGGCTTTGACGGCTACGAGCAAAAGGTCAAAACACAGCTAGCCAGCGCTACGTCTGCCGATATTATCCAGCTTGACGTTCCATGGATGAAGGAATTGACGAAAAATGACTTTTTCCTCGATCTTAGCAAGCAGGAAGGACTATCACTGGAGAGCTTTGATCAAGACTTCCTGAATAATTTCAGCGTATACAATGACAAAATGGTAGCGCTCCCTTCCGGCGTAAATGCTTATGCGCTCGTCATTAACAAGACGGCAGCCGATAAACTCGGCGTACCGACCGATATTCAATGGGACTGGGATACCCTCTATGAGGAAGGCAAGAAGCTTCATGAAAAAGACAATACCAAGTATTTGCTTCTTGCTGACCACGGCATGCTGATGCAGGATTTTACGAACATGCTGAAGCAGCGCACCGGAACCCAGTGGATCAATGAAGATTACACGCTGGGCTTTTCGAAAGAGGAAGCTGTTGGTGCCTTGGAGTGGATCGACAAGGCAATGAGGGCGGGCGTATATCAGCCGCTCGGAGAATCTGATTTATTTTATGGCAAGACCGAACAGAATACCAAATGGATCAATCAGGATATTCCGATCATCTCGGCTATGAGCAGCACACTCTTGTCGCTTCGCTCGGTGCTGCCTGAAGGTGTAGAGGTCATAACTGCCTTGCCTGCCATCGATAAAAATGCGAAAGACTCAGCCGTATTGGTAAGACCTTCGCAGCTGATTGCAGTAAGCAGCAAGTCGAAGCATCCGGAAGAGTCCGTGAAATTTCTGAACTGGCTGATGAATGACGCAGAAGCAGCGGTTATCTTAGGCGATGTCCGCTCCATTCCAGCATCCTCTTCTGCGCAAACAGCTGCGGTAGAGGCAGGAAAAATAGACGAAGCGATTACGAAAGCAGTCGAAATGGGTCTGAAAAATGCAGGCATTGTGGATAATTCGATCGCTACGAACTCGGAGGTATCCGCTCTGCTGCAGGATATCATCGAGAAAGTTGCTTTCGGAAAGCTGACGCCAGACAAGGCAGCGCAAGAGCTGGTTAGCAGCCTGGAGAAAAAACTGAAAGAGCTGCAAGGAAGATAA
- a CDS encoding response regulator, whose protein sequence is MYRLLLVDDEADTREALSSYFPWQEVGFQIIGQCGNGKEALNFIENNDKIDVILTDIKMPVMSGLELAEVIHEQKHNIHVIFLSSYREFEYAQKALRYRVNNYIVKPAKYQVLLDVFASLRDELEAAKRALDQPPSVTGNEGLIITQIKSYIQDQYKNANLEDAAKQVYLNANYLSYLFKQKTGQNFTDYLIQVKMKVAMRLIQENQFKTYEISEMVGYSNAKNFTRTFKSFYGKTPSEYKNG, encoded by the coding sequence ATGTACAGGCTGCTGCTAGTCGATGATGAGGCGGATACAAGAGAAGCTTTATCCTCCTACTTTCCGTGGCAGGAGGTCGGTTTTCAAATTATCGGCCAATGCGGGAACGGTAAGGAAGCGTTAAATTTCATTGAAAATAATGACAAAATCGATGTCATCCTTACCGATATTAAAATGCCTGTCATGTCCGGTCTTGAGCTTGCCGAGGTCATTCATGAGCAGAAGCATAATATTCATGTTATTTTTCTGAGCAGCTACCGCGAGTTTGAATATGCCCAGAAGGCGCTTCGCTACCGAGTCAACAACTATATCGTGAAGCCCGCAAAATATCAGGTGCTATTGGACGTATTCGCCAGTCTGAGAGACGAGCTGGAAGCGGCTAAGCGCGCCTTGGATCAACCGCCGTCTGTCACGGGAAACGAAGGACTCATCATTACGCAAATTAAATCGTATATCCAGGACCAATATAAAAATGCGAATCTGGAGGATGCGGCTAAGCAGGTTTATTTGAATGCCAACTATTTGAGCTATTTGTTCAAACAAAAAACCGGTCAAAATTTCACCGATTATCTCATACAGGTAAAAATGAAGGTTGCGATGAGGCTCATTCAGGAAAACCAATTTAAAACATACGAAATTAGTGAAATGGTCGGCTACAGCAATGCCAAAAACTTTACCCGAACGTTCAAAAGCTTTTATGGCAAGACACCCAGTGAATATAAGAACGGATGA
- a CDS encoding alpha-glucosidase/alpha-galactosidase → MNTNEKRKENVQIAYIGGGSRGWAWGLMSDLAAESELAGTVKLYDIHYESAAQNAIIGNRLSQAADTQGKWSYEAVPALQDALQGADFIIISILPGTFAEMESDVHLPEEYGIYQSVGDTVGPGGLVRALRTIPLYVDIANAIKQYAPDAWVINYTNPMTLCTRTLYEVFPEVKAIGCCHEVFGTQHLLASMVESKLGVASVDRREIKVNVLGINHFTWLDRASYQGIDLFPLYQEFVEEQYAEGYEGKKKGHWLNDHFASAQRVKFDLFRKYGMIAAAGDRHLAEFMPGELYLKDPETVQSWKFSLTKVDWRKKNQTELYAKGQRLAAGEEAFVVKPTGEEGIEMIKALLGMGGLITNVNMPNRGQIEGLPAGAVVETNAVFSYNHVSPILAGKLTPEVEQLVLPHVTNQEMTLQAALNKDKALAFQAFMNDPLVRLPEQAGAALFGKMLQNTKSMLPGWEL, encoded by the coding sequence ATGAACACAAATGAGAAACGCAAAGAGAACGTTCAAATCGCTTATATCGGAGGCGGCTCCCGCGGCTGGGCTTGGGGATTGATGAGCGACCTGGCCGCAGAAAGCGAGCTTGCCGGCACCGTTAAGCTGTATGATATTCATTATGAATCGGCCGCGCAAAATGCGATCATCGGCAACAGGCTATCGCAAGCAGCTGACACGCAGGGCAAGTGGAGCTATGAGGCGGTACCTGCATTGCAAGACGCTTTGCAAGGTGCGGATTTTATCATCATTTCCATATTGCCAGGAACCTTTGCGGAGATGGAATCGGATGTCCATTTGCCCGAAGAATACGGGATTTACCAGTCGGTTGGTGATACGGTCGGGCCCGGCGGGCTTGTCCGAGCGCTTCGTACCATCCCATTATATGTCGATATTGCGAATGCGATCAAACAATATGCGCCAGACGCGTGGGTCATTAATTATACGAACCCCATGACGCTATGCACGAGAACACTTTATGAGGTGTTCCCGGAAGTGAAGGCCATCGGATGCTGTCACGAGGTGTTTGGCACGCAGCATTTGCTCGCTTCCATGGTGGAGAGTAAGCTGGGAGTCGCTTCGGTTGACCGACGGGAAATCAAGGTTAATGTACTGGGCATCAATCATTTTACATGGCTGGACAGAGCCTCTTACCAAGGCATAGACTTGTTCCCGCTTTACCAGGAATTCGTTGAAGAGCAGTATGCGGAAGGCTATGAAGGCAAGAAGAAGGGCCACTGGCTCAACGATCACTTTGCATCAGCGCAGCGGGTCAAATTTGACTTATTCCGAAAGTATGGTATGATTGCCGCGGCTGGTGACAGGCATTTGGCGGAGTTTATGCCGGGCGAGCTTTATTTAAAGGACCCGGAAACGGTGCAAAGCTGGAAATTCAGCCTAACGAAGGTAGATTGGCGGAAGAAAAACCAGACGGAGCTTTATGCCAAGGGTCAACGGCTAGCGGCTGGAGAAGAAGCGTTTGTGGTGAAGCCTACCGGCGAGGAAGGCATCGAAATGATAAAAGCATTACTTGGAATGGGTGGACTGATTACGAACGTAAATATGCCGAATCGCGGACAGATCGAAGGTTTGCCCGCGGGAGCCGTCGTGGAGACGAACGCGGTATTCAGCTATAACCACGTAAGCCCAATTCTGGCTGGCAAGCTTACTCCTGAGGTGGAGCAGTTGGTGCTGCCGCATGTAACGAATCAAGAAATGACGCTTCAGGCCGCCTTAAACAAAGACAAAGCTTTGGCCTTTCAGGCTTTCATGAACGATCCGCTGGTCAGGCTGCCTGAGCAAGCTGGCGCAGCATTGTTTGGAAAAATGCTTCAGAACACGAAATCAATGCTGCCTGGCTGGGAACTGTAG
- a CDS encoding carbohydrate ABC transporter permease: MTHASSNKWLSYALLILLGFVMIYPLLWLFVSSFKTNQDIFGSSKLFADTYVWNSYSLGWAGTGQYGFQHFFVNTLKLVLPTVVLTIVSSVIVAYGFSRFTFPLRTFLFSIMMATLMLPDATVMIPRYILFNKLGWLDTYLPFIVPSAFATSAFFIYMLIQFFRGLPRELDESATIDGCNSFMVLIRVLLPLCKPALFSVGIFQFIWTWNDFFNSIIYISSVKKFTVSLGLRLSLDASSAVSWNQVLAMSVVSVVPCIVLFFLAQKYFVEGISTTGLKG; the protein is encoded by the coding sequence ATGACTCACGCTAGCTCGAATAAGTGGTTGTCTTATGCGCTGTTGATATTGTTAGGCTTTGTCATGATTTATCCGTTATTATGGCTATTTGTATCGTCGTTTAAGACCAATCAGGATATTTTCGGATCCAGCAAGTTGTTTGCGGATACCTATGTTTGGAATTCCTATTCCTTGGGCTGGGCAGGAACTGGCCAATACGGCTTTCAGCATTTTTTTGTCAATACCCTTAAGCTGGTTCTGCCTACGGTCGTTCTGACGATCGTCTCGAGCGTTATCGTGGCTTATGGCTTTTCACGGTTTACGTTTCCGCTCCGGACATTCTTGTTCTCTATCATGATGGCAACGTTGATGCTGCCTGATGCTACCGTTATGATTCCGCGTTATATCCTGTTCAATAAGCTCGGCTGGCTGGATACTTATCTGCCGTTTATCGTACCATCGGCTTTCGCAACCTCGGCTTTTTTCATCTATATGCTGATTCAGTTTTTTCGGGGATTGCCACGGGAACTGGATGAATCGGCTACAATTGACGGCTGCAATTCGTTTATGGTTCTCATTCGAGTGCTGCTGCCCTTGTGCAAGCCGGCTCTTTTCTCGGTAGGTATCTTCCAGTTCATATGGACCTGGAATGACTTCTTTAATTCGATTATTTATATCAGCAGCGTAAAAAAATTCACGGTCTCGCTTGGCTTGCGCTTGTCGCTGGATGCCTCCTCGGCCGTTTCCTGGAATCAGGTGCTTGCGATGTCGGTTGTGAGCGTCGTTCCGTGCATAGTGCTATTCTTTTTGGCACAGAAATATTTTGTTGAAGGCATCTCGACTACAGGATTAAAAGGATAA